The genomic interval GGGTGACGAACCCGAAGAGCACCAGATTGACGTGGATGGGGCGGATCCGGCCAAACATCAGCCAGCCGATGTTTTCCGTCAGGTCCGGCGCAATCAGCTCGGTTGCACCCAACAGCCCCATGAAGGTGGCGACCACCAGCCACAAGCCCGAGGTGATGCAGAAGCCCTTGGCCGTCAGATACGGCTGGTCAGCGGTGTGGACATCGGTTGTCAATACGGCTCTCCTTTTTACACGTCAGCAGCGGCGGCTGCCGGCTGCATGGTCTGCAAACAGCGTTGCGCGGCCCTGGGCCGCGCGGCTCAGTTGTGGCACGCCAGCCAGCAGTCCAGGTTGGCGCCCCGCTCGCGGTGGCAGCCGATGCAAAATCCCATCATGAACCTCTGGCCCTTGAGGCGGTCCATGGTCTCCACCGCCCCGTGGCACTCCGCACAGGCCACGGCTTTCTTGATGTGCCGCTGATGGTTGAAAAAGACATGCTCGGGCACGTAGAAGACCTTGCGCCAGGGGGTCGGGGTGCGGGTGTCGAAATAGGCGTGTTCCTTGAGGATCTGGGGGTGGTTGGCGATGATGTAGTTGTGGCAGTAGAGGCACTTTTCCACCGGCGGAATGCCGGGATAGGTGGCGCGCCCCACGTAGGGGTGGCAGAATTCGCACTGGATCGCCTTGACCCCGCTGTGCAGCCGGTGGCTGAAAGGGATCGGCTGCGCCGGACCGATGTCGGTGGCCGGCGGCGTGTAGAAGAAATAGAGAAAGCCGACGATCAGCAGAACACAAATGGCTGTCCAGGCAATCGAGGTTCGGTTTGAGCTCAAGGGGCGGCTCCTGGTTTCAAGTCGTTTCCGGGGCCTGCGCCATGGCGATTTCAGGAAACAGGTCCATGAAATAGGCCAGTGCCAGGATCATCAGACTCATAAACCCCAGGGTGATCAGCGCCTCGCTCAGCCCCACCGGGATGGCCGCGGCGGCGCCATGGGCAAAGGCCGGGCCGATCAGCAGGAGGTGCTCCAGCCAGATGCCGGCGATGATCAGGGTGCAGAGCGCCATCATGATCACCGGGCGGGTCTTGATCTTCTTGTTGATCAAGAGGACGAAGGGGATGATGAAGGCCGCGGCGAAGACCGCCCATGCCAGCGGCTGCCAGGGCATGCGCATCACCCGCTCGATGACGTAGCTGCTCTCCTCGGGGATGTTGCCGTACCAGATGACCACCAGCTGAACGTAGAAAAAATCGCCCCAGACCAGGCAGAAGGCGAAAAACAGCTTGCCCAGGTCGTGGAACTGGCTGCTGCTCAGCCCCGCGGTCTCGCCCTGGTTGAGGCGCATCACCGCCGCCAGGATGATCAGCCCGCCCAGGCCGAGGTAGAAGGCCTTGACGAAGGTGTAGGCCCCGAAGAGGGTGGATATCCAGTGGGGGTCCATGCTCATCACCAGGTCGAAGCCGATCAGCGAAAGCACCACCGCAAAGGCGATGATGTAGAGCAGGCCGAAGACCGTCTTGCGCTGCTGCCAGCGCTCGGGGGCGTTTTGGAGCGCCGTCTGGCCCCGGGTGAAAAAACCCCGGATGCCGCGGTCCGCATCCCCCGGCACCAGCTTGGGCTTGAGGGCGTGGTAGAGGTAGCCGAACCCCAGGCCGTAGAGCAGCAATAGGCCGGCGCAGTCGCGCCAGAAGAGAAACGGCACGTTCAGCCAGACCTCCTTGCCGTGGAGGTCCTCGTGCAGCCACGGGAAGATGTGCTCACTTCCCAGGAAGAGCCCCAGAAAGAGCACGAAGGACAGGGGGAAAAAGGCGGCGAAGGCCTCCGCCAGGCCCGAGAGCCGGCCGGTCCAGCGGGCCTTAACCAGATGCATGAGGGCCGAGAAGAGCAGCCCCCCCTGGGCGATGGCGGACCACACGAGAAAATTGATCAGGTAGGCCTGCCAGGCCCGCTGGGGGTGCCCCCCGACCAGTTGAAGGAGAAACGTCAGCAGGGCGACCGCCGTCAGCAGAGCACCGCCGAGGATCAGTGGTTTGTTTTTGAGCGATAGAACCGGCTTCATGGCACCTTAAACCCCGTGCGGGTGTGTCGGTTGGCTGCCGGCAGGGGCCCCTGCCTTCATGCTTCGAAAACCCGAGCTTGGCCGCCTTTGCGGCGGAAATAATCCTCCAGTTCGGCCTGGCCGTCTTCGCTGCAGGCCGCCAGAACACCGAAATGGGAGCCCGAGCAGCGCGGGTCGTAGTGCTGGAGACCCCCGTAGTCCGGCAGGTCGGTCTGGGTGATCAGGCCGATCACGTTGCCGAAGACGGCGAAGAGGATCGTGAATTCGAAGCCCACGATAAAAAAGGGGATCAGCGAGACCACCGGTTTGCCCGAGACGATCAGCCCCCAGCGCGTGGCGGTGAAGATCGCCAGCAGAAAACCGGTGAAAAAGCCGATGATCCCGCCGGCCAGGGTGAACCAGCCGACGGCGCTTTTCTTGACCTTCAGCACCTGGGCCAGCTTGTGGCTGGGGATCGGGCTGTGGACCCGGGCGAGCTTCCAGGGGGTGTTGGGCAGGTCCGCGGCCACGGCCGCCGCCTGGTCCTCGTCGCTGAAGAGCCCCATGACATAGCGTTCAGCCGGCATGCGGTCCTCCTTCATGGAGGGTTTCCTTGATCTCGGTCATCGAGACCGACGGCAGGTGTTTGACGAACAGCAGGAAGAGAAAGAAGAACAGGCAGAAGCTGCCGAGCATGATGCCGAACTCGATCGCGGTCGGCGCGTAGAGGCCCCAGGCGTGGGGGATGAAATCGCGCGCGACGCTGGTGATGATGATCACGAAGCGCTCGAACCACATGCCGACGTTGACCAGCAGGGAGAGCCCGAACAGCCAGCGGATCGAGGTGCGGATCTTTTTGAAGAAGAACAGCAGGGGGATTATGGTGTTGCAGACCACCATGATCCAGAACCCCACCCGGTAGTCGCCCAGCATGCGATAGCGGAAGACCTCAATTTCCACCGTGTTGAAGCTGTACCAGGCGATGAAAAATTCGGTGGCGTAAGCGAACCCGACGATCATGCCGGTCAGGATGATGGTCTTGGCGACGTTTTCCAGCACATCGACCGTGATGATCTTTTCGTAGTGGAAGATATGCCGCAGCGGGATCATCAGGGTCAGCACCATCGCCAGCCCCGAGTGGATGGCGCCGGCCACGAAATAGGGCGCGAAGATCGTGGTGTGCCAGCCGGGCACCACCCCCAGGGCGAAGTCCCAGGAGACCACGCTGTGGACCGAAATCACCAGTGGCGTGGCCAGGGCCGCGAAGAAGAGGTAGCCGCGGGTGTAGTGGCGCCACTGCTCGTGCTTGCCGGTCCAGCCAAGCGAGATCACCGTGAAAACCTTTTTACGCAGCCCGGTGGCGCGGTCGCGCACGGTGGCCAGGTCGGGTAGCATGCCGGTGTACCAGAAGAGCGAGCTGACCGTCAGGTAGGTGCTGATGGCCACCACGTCGAACATCAGCGGTGACTGGAAATTGGGCCACAGGGTCCGCTGGTTGGGGTAGGGCAGCATGTAGTAGACCGCCCAGACCCGCCCCAGGTGGATGAAGGGGAAAAGCCCGGCCGTGCAGACTGCAAACACGGTCATGGTTTCGGCGGCGCGCGCGATCGGGTTGCGCCAGCCGGCCCGAAAGAGGTGCAGGATCGCCGAGATCAGGGTGCCCGAGTGGGCGATCCCCACCCAGAAGACGAAGTTGATCAGGTAGGTGCCCCAGGCCACCGGGTTGTTCTGGCCGCCGACCCCGATGCCCACGAAGATCTGGTAGAGCCAGCAGGCAGCCCCCAGGAGAATGCCCCCGGCCAGCACGGCGACGGCCGCCCAATAGCCCGGCCGGGGCTTCTCCAGGGTTTGCAGGACTGTCTGGTCGATGGTCGCGTAAGTGAGCTCTGACATGTCTGGCCTATATCTCCTGAACCACTTTGCGCAGGTAAATGACCGCCGGTTTGGTGTTCAGATAGCCCATCACCTGGTAGGCGCGGCGGTCCATGATCATCCGGCGCACCCGGCTGCCGGGCTCCATCAGGTTGCCGAAGACCAGCGCGCCGGTGGGGCAGGTCTGCAGGCAGGCGGGCTGGATTTCACCGTCGCGGATGGCGCGGCCTTCGTTTTTGGCGGTGTTGTGGGCCTCCTTGATGCGTTGGATGCAAAACGAGCACTTTTCCATGACCCCCTTGCTGCGGGCGGTGACGTCCGGGTTGAGCTGCAGATTCAGCGGCTGGGGCCACTGCCAGGTGAACCAGTTGAAGCGCCGCACCTTGTAGGGGCAGTTCTGGGAGCAGAAGCGGGTGCCGATGCAGCGGTTGTAGATCTGGTTGTTGAGCCCCTCCTTGGAGTGGTGCGGGGCGTAGACCGGGCAGACCGCTTCGCAGGGCGCGTTGTCGCAGTGCTGGCACATCAACGGCAGGAAGATCACCTTGCGCTCGTCCTCGGGGTCCAGGTAGCGCTCCACCCGCAGCCAGGCCATTTCGCGGCCCTCGACGATGTGCTGGGCGCCCACCACCCCGATGCTGTTCTCGGCGTAGCAGGCCGCCGCGCAGGCGCCGCAGCCGATGCAGCGGTCCAGGTCGACCACCATCGACCAGCGGTAACCGGCGTGGTCGTGGGGCGGGTAGGCGTCGCGCTTGGGGTCGTAGCCCTCGGGCAGCGGCAGGGTGAGGGGGAAATCCCACATGGTCAGCCCCGCCTTGGGCGGGTGCCCGTCGTGGTGCGACGCGCTTTGCAGGGGGGTCGTCAGGGCGATCTTGCGGCCGTGCTGGATCCGGCTGCCGTCGGTGTGGGCCAGCGTCATCCGCTGGCCGGTGGGGGCGAGCAGCACGTCGCCGGCGACGAATGCAGGCCCGCCGGAGACTGCGTCGGTTTCCGGCGGCAGCAGCCCCAGGGGGTCCACCCCCTCGCCCTGGGCATAGCGGCCGTAGGCGCTGTGGCCCTGGCCGATGGCCATCGCAAGCACACCGGGTCGGACCGCGACGGTCTCGTAGACCGGGGCCTCGAGGCTCCCGTGGGCGGAACGCAGCTGAACCACGTCCGCATGGCGGATTCCCTGGGAGGCCAGGGTCTCGGGGTGGGCCAGCAGTGGGGTCTGCCAGGCCACCTTGGTCAGCGGGTCGGGGATTTCGCAGAGCCAGGGCCGGTTGGCGCCCCGGCCGTCAAAAAACCGGATGGAGGGCGCGGCCACCAGCACCTGGCCGGGCGGGGGGGCGGGCAGGGCCCCGAAACCGGACGGCAGTTCGGAGGGCAAGGAGATCCCGGCGGGGCCGGCCGGAGGTTCGAAGCTGCCCCCGCGCTGCAGGAACGCCACCCACTGGCGCTCCCCGTCGACGAGGCCTTGGGCGGCTAGACGCGTCTTGAGGTAGCCCCGGTAGTCGGGAGCGGGTGGATCGGCCTCGAAGGCCGCCCGCAGGATGACGTCCCCCAGGCTGGGGGCGGCGGTCAGGCTGCCCATGGCGGGCTGCAGGCCCGAGGTCAGGCCGCGTTTGCCACCGTATTCGTCCCAGCACTCCAGGGGCATGCCCACCGGCAGGACCAGGTCGGCCAGCAGGCTGGTCTCATCCATGAAATTGGCGGTGCTGACCACGAAGATGTCCGGCTGGGCGAGGCGTTCGGCGATGCCGGCGCCGGGCAGCGCAAACACCGGGTTGACGTTGTTGAGCAGCAGCAGGCCGGTGTTCTCGGGGGTCAGGTGCTTGAAAAACGCCAGCACCGCGGCCCGCGGGGCCGCGGTCTCCACCCGGTGACGGCTTGCGCAGTCGATTCGGGCGAGATCCGGGTCCAGCACGCGGTTGAGGAGGTTGGCGGCCAGGTTGGCGCCCACGTCGGCCGCGCCGCTGCCGGCGGTGGCGGTGCCCAGGACCAGGGGGGCCTTGGCCGCTAGCAGGCGCGCCGCCAGGCGCTCCAAGGCCTCGGCGGGAATATCGGCTGTCTGGGCGACTTTTTCGGGACTGTAAGGGGCGCACTCGGCTGCCAGCGTCTGCCGCAGGGGGGCCGGCAGGTGCTTCCCGCAGCCGTTTTCAAGGGCCTGGCGGATCAGCCCCAAGGCCACGGTGCCTTCGCTGCCGGGGCGGCAGGCCAGCCAGAGGTCCGCGTTGGCGGCGGTGAGCGACTGGCAGGGGGCGATATGGGCGAAATACCCCTTGCGGCCCGCCTGCAGACCGTGCATGGCCTTGAACTGGCGGGCGTATTCGACCGGCGAGAGCCAGGTCTCGAGAAAATCGGCCCCCAGCGAGACCAGCAGGTCGGCCTGGTCCAGGCGGTAGGAGACCAGCCCGTCCACCCCGAAGGCCATCCGGTTGGCGGTTTTGAGGGCCTCGTAGGCGAAGGGTTCGAAGACCAGCGGCGGCGGTGAACCCCAGCGCTCCAGGGACTCGCCCAGAAGCGCGCTCAGACTTTCCCCGACCACCTCGGTCACCACATGCACCCCGCCGGTCTCCGCGGCCGCCCGGACCTTTTCCTGCAGCAGCGCCTCGGCCTCGGCCCAGGAGAGCGCCCGCCAAGCGCCGTTTTCCCTGAGCTGCGGCGTCTTGAGGCGGTCCGGGTGGTAGACCGCCTGCAGCGCGGCCTGCCCGCGCATGCAAAGCGTGCCCTGGTTGATGGGGTGCAGCGGGTTGCCTTCGACTTTGACCACCCGCCCCTCGCGGCTGCGGGCCAGAAGGCCGCAGCCGGCCGGGCATTCGCGGCAGGTGGAGGCGTACCACAGCGCTTTGCCGGTGACCGTGTCGTCGGGGGCCTGAACCAGGGCGTAGATGGTTTTTTCGGGCTGGGAGGTGCAGCCGGCGGCAACCGAGACGCTGCCCACACCGGCCATCTTGAGAAAGGTTCGCCGATTCATTGGGGCACGGCCTCCCTCGACAGCAGCTGGAAAAGGTTAGGTGCTGCCCGAACCCCCCGCTGCAAATGGTCGTTCGGCGGCTTCGTCGCCTGCGCTTGGGGTGGCAGGCGGTGGGGGACGGGGCTGCCGCGGGCTAACGGCGACCGTTTCGGGGGCCCGGTCGATGACGGCAGGCCTGAACCGGTCGTTCACGCGGTTGGCATCAACCCGCAGCGGTGTGAGCGGAAAGGATGAACGGACAGGTTGTTTATAGAAAAATTTCGGGCCGCCTGTCAAGCGCCAGTTGCAGCCCAATGCCGGCCGCGGTGCGCCGCCGCCCTTAGATTAGTCCGGCTTCCCTGAAGAGCGGCAGCAGGAACTCGCGGCTTTCGCGGCCCGCCTGCTCCGGCATGTCCACGTAGGGATAGAGCTCCAGGCTGATGTCGTGCGCATAACCCAGGCGTGCCATGGCCTCGAAGAGGGGCCGGAAGGCGATGGTGCCCTGGCCGGCGATGAGGTGCTGGTGTCGGCGATCCGGGGCGATGTCCTCGATGTGCATGTGCCCCACCCACTGGAAGAGTTCCTCGAAGGCCGCGCGGGGGTCTTCGCCGGCGCAGAAGAAATGGCCGATGTCGAAGTTGATGCCCACCAGTGGCGAGCGCACATCACGGATGAACTCCCTGAATTCGGCCGTGTTCTCCAGCATCAAGCCCGGTTCGGGTTCCACCAGGACCCTTACGCCCAGTTCCTCGGCCAGGGGAAGAACCTGCTCTAGCCCTGCATGAAAGAGCGCCAGGCCCGCCTTACGGGAAAGGTCCCCCAGGGGGCCGCCGGGCGGCACCGAGATGTTGCGGCATCCCAGCGCGGCGGCCATTCTCAGGCTGTCGCGGGTGTGGCCTATGCGGATCTGGCGGCGTTCGGGCTCGGGCTCGATCCAGGACGGGAGATAGGTGTCGCCCACCGCGAAAAGGGTGAAGCTGTTGATGTTGGTGACACTGAGACCCCGCCGCCGGAGAATGGCCTGGAGCTCCGCGATCTCCCGGGCGCCGTAATCTGGGGGGTAGAGGTGGGGGCGGTCGCCCATGATTTCGACGCCGTCGAAGCCGAGGTCGGCGATTTTTTCCAGGGACTCGCTCAGCGGAAATTTGACGAATGCATTGGTGCTGTATCCGAAGATCATCGGGGTTCCTTTGGGGGCCGGCCGGCTGCGGCGGCCGCCGGGTGGACGGCCCTCAGGCCTTAAGCCGGCTCACACTCCCGGGCCAACCGGTCCAGGGCCAGAAGCTGTTCCTGGAAGGTGACCGGCGGGTTGGCGCCGACGGCTTTCTTGAAGTAAAACCCCAGCTCGGGAACCGGGCCGCTGCGGCCGGCGGCCTGCAGGGCAACCATCCAGCGGGCCAGGTCAAGCGCCATGGGCGCGGCCAGAATCGAGTCGCGGCCCTGGAGGTTGAGCCGTAGGCTCATGGGCAGCCCGAAGAGGCCCTGGAAGTCGATGACGTCCCAGGCCTCCTTGGCGTCGCCGCGGGGCGGGTAGTAGTCGATGTGGACCTTGTGCGTCGGCACCCCGTAGGCGGCGCCCACCGGGTACTCCAGGATTTCGTCCAGCAGCAGGGTCTTGTTGCTGTATTTGCCGGCGGCGCGGCAGGGGTCCATGAGGTTGGCCCCGTCGGCGTTGCCGAGGATGTTGAGGCTGTACCAGCCGTCCACCCGCAGGCTGCGCGCCTTGAAGGCCGAGGCCAGGACCACCTTGAAATAGGTCTGGCCGGTTTTGCCGTCGCGGCCGCAAATGGGTACGCCGCGCTCTCGGGCTTCGCTCACCAACCGGGGGATCTCCAGCTCGTTGGGGGAGAAGTTGACCACCGGCACCCCGGCGCGCACCGCCGCCAGACCGTAAACCAGATCCGGGCACCTGGCGGCGGCGCGGGTGATTTCGCGTGGGTCGGGGTCCTGGCAGTCGCCAAGCCCGCTGCTCTCGCAGGCCGGCAGCAGGTCGACCAGCACCGCTCGGGCGTCCGGGTGTGCCCCCCGGAAGCGCTGAATGTCGGCCACCAGGCGCGCGATCTGCTCTTCGGCGGGGGCTTCGGCCGGCGGCGGGCTGCACAGCGGCACCTGGTCCAGCTCGGCCCGGAGGGGTTTCCAGGCCTCGGCGGGCAGCACCCCGTGGCGGGCCACCGCGGCGGAAAGCGGCGCCGCCGTCACGTCCCAGCCGGCGGTGTGGACCGCTTCGGGGTTGAGCAGCCCCCCGAAGCGCCCGGCTGTGGTCAGGCTGTCCAGAACGGCAGCCGGCGCCTTGCGCAGCGTTTGGGCGGCCACCGCCAGGGTGGAGGCCACGGCCCCCTTCGCGCCGGCGATCAGGAGCAGCAGCGGGGCGCCTGCGGCGGGCGAATTTGTCGTCATCAGGGTCGGCCTTTCGGAATTCAACGGGGGGTGTTAAATGCGGGCGTTATAGAGAAAAGGAAGAGCGCTGTCAAGCCGCCGGCAGCGGGTTCAGGGCGGGGCAAAAACACCGGCCGTGGCGCCGGTGAAGGGTCTGGGAAGGCGCGGCGTCCGGCCCAACGGGCGGCGGCGCTGCCACCGCCCGTTGGGCCGAGGGGGTTGGGGCGATCCGTCAGTACATCATGCCGCCGACGTAAACGCCGGCGCCCACGAAGAGGTCCTTACCGGGAACCCGGTAGATGTAGGTGAGT from Desulfobacteraceae bacterium carries:
- a CDS encoding cytochrome c family protein, with translation MSSNRTSIAWTAICVLLIVGFLYFFYTPPATDIGPAQPIPFSHRLHSGVKAIQCEFCHPYVGRATYPGIPPVEKCLYCHNYIIANHPQILKEHAYFDTRTPTPWRKVFYVPEHVFFNHQRHIKKAVACAECHGAVETMDRLKGQRFMMGFCIGCHRERGANLDCWLACHN
- a CDS encoding DUF3341 domain-containing protein; this encodes MKEDRMPAERYVMGLFSDEDQAAAVAADLPNTPWKLARVHSPIPSHKLAQVLKVKKSAVGWFTLAGGIIGFFTGFLLAIFTATRWGLIVSGKPVVSLIPFFIVGFEFTILFAVFGNVIGLITQTDLPDYGGLQHYDPRCSGSHFGVLAACSEDGQAELEDYFRRKGGQARVFEA
- the nrfD gene encoding polysulfide reductase NrfD, yielding MSELTYATIDQTVLQTLEKPRPGYWAAVAVLAGGILLGAACWLYQIFVGIGVGGQNNPVAWGTYLINFVFWVGIAHSGTLISAILHLFRAGWRNPIARAAETMTVFAVCTAGLFPFIHLGRVWAVYYMLPYPNQRTLWPNFQSPLMFDVVAISTYLTVSSLFWYTGMLPDLATVRDRATGLRKKVFTVISLGWTGKHEQWRHYTRGYLFFAALATPLVISVHSVVSWDFALGVVPGWHTTIFAPYFVAGAIHSGLAMVLTLMIPLRHIFHYEKIITVDVLENVAKTIILTGMIVGFAYATEFFIAWYSFNTVEIEVFRYRMLGDYRVGFWIMVVCNTIIPLLFFFKKIRTSIRWLFGLSLLVNVGMWFERFVIIITSVARDFIPHAWGLYAPTAIEFGIMLGSFCLFFFLFLLFVKHLPSVSMTEIKETLHEGGPHAG
- a CDS encoding 4Fe-4S dicluster domain-containing protein, which gives rise to MNRRTFLKMAGVGSVSVAAGCTSQPEKTIYALVQAPDDTVTGKALWYASTCRECPAGCGLLARSREGRVVKVEGNPLHPINQGTLCMRGQAALQAVYHPDRLKTPQLRENGAWRALSWAEAEALLQEKVRAAAETGGVHVVTEVVGESLSALLGESLERWGSPPPLVFEPFAYEALKTANRMAFGVDGLVSYRLDQADLLVSLGADFLETWLSPVEYARQFKAMHGLQAGRKGYFAHIAPCQSLTAANADLWLACRPGSEGTVALGLIRQALENGCGKHLPAPLRQTLAAECAPYSPEKVAQTADIPAEALERLAARLLAAKAPLVLGTATAGSGAADVGANLAANLLNRVLDPDLARIDCASRHRVETAAPRAAVLAFFKHLTPENTGLLLLNNVNPVFALPGAGIAERLAQPDIFVVSTANFMDETSLLADLVLPVGMPLECWDEYGGKRGLTSGLQPAMGSLTAAPSLGDVILRAAFEADPPAPDYRGYLKTRLAAQGLVDGERQWVAFLQRGGSFEPPAGPAGISLPSELPSGFGALPAPPPGQVLVAAPSIRFFDGRGANRPWLCEIPDPLTKVAWQTPLLAHPETLASQGIRHADVVQLRSAHGSLEAPVYETVAVRPGVLAMAIGQGHSAYGRYAQGEGVDPLGLLPPETDAVSGGPAFVAGDVLLAPTGQRMTLAHTDGSRIQHGRKIALTTPLQSASHHDGHPPKAGLTMWDFPLTLPLPEGYDPKRDAYPPHDHAGYRWSMVVDLDRCIGCGACAAACYAENSIGVVGAQHIVEGREMAWLRVERYLDPEDERKVIFLPLMCQHCDNAPCEAVCPVYAPHHSKEGLNNQIYNRCIGTRFCSQNCPYKVRRFNWFTWQWPQPLNLQLNPDVTARSKGVMEKCSFCIQRIKEAHNTAKNEGRAIRDGEIQPACLQTCPTGALVFGNLMEPGSRVRRMIMDRRAYQVMGYLNTKPAVIYLRKVVQEI
- a CDS encoding sugar phosphate isomerase/epimerase, translated to MIFGYSTNAFVKFPLSESLEKIADLGFDGVEIMGDRPHLYPPDYGAREIAELQAILRRRGLSVTNINSFTLFAVGDTYLPSWIEPEPERRQIRIGHTRDSLRMAAALGCRNISVPPGGPLGDLSRKAGLALFHAGLEQVLPLAEELGVRVLVEPEPGLMLENTAEFREFIRDVRSPLVGINFDIGHFFCAGEDPRAAFEELFQWVGHMHIEDIAPDRRHQHLIAGQGTIAFRPLFEAMARLGYAHDISLELYPYVDMPEQAGRESREFLLPLFREAGLI
- a CDS encoding inositol-3-phosphate synthase, coding for MTTNSPAAGAPLLLLIAGAKGAVASTLAVAAQTLRKAPAAVLDSLTTAGRFGGLLNPEAVHTAGWDVTAAPLSAAVARHGVLPAEAWKPLRAELDQVPLCSPPPAEAPAEEQIARLVADIQRFRGAHPDARAVLVDLLPACESSGLGDCQDPDPREITRAAARCPDLVYGLAAVRAGVPVVNFSPNELEIPRLVSEARERGVPICGRDGKTGQTYFKVVLASAFKARSLRVDGWYSLNILGNADGANLMDPCRAAGKYSNKTLLLDEILEYPVGAAYGVPTHKVHIDYYPPRGDAKEAWDVIDFQGLFGLPMSLRLNLQGRDSILAAPMALDLARWMVALQAAGRSGPVPELGFYFKKAVGANPPVTFQEQLLALDRLARECEPA